In Fluviispira sanaruensis, a genomic segment contains:
- a CDS encoding tetrahydrodipicolinate N-succinyltransferase N-terminal domain-containing protein — protein MLVKDMTEFKKIIENIEKNKDYIRPQAFAIGIATLAQNGTLLDCYFPSPNFQTNFATAAILANVLGYKNGTHSYQLTNEQITEILSYFTPFANDGKEHANIELLKNLQKIMQNPIKNRKAIVVSFITSSENDTGPKSVPDAYLRLHLLSHRFVKPHCINLTGIFNILPNVVWTSEGAIAAQDLNLRKMEAICEGRNLVVHSIDKFPRMTDYVTPTGVRIADASRVRLGAYLGDGTTVMHEGFVNFNAGCEGPNMIEGRISAGVFVKKGSDLGGGCSTMGTLSGGGNIIISIGENCLLGANSGLGIPLGDRCTIEAGLYITAGTKVLFNNTILKAKDFAGKNDILFRRNSQSGCIEAISKANSVELNTELHNN, from the coding sequence ATGCTTGTAAAAGATATGACAGAATTTAAGAAAATCATTGAGAATATAGAAAAAAATAAGGATTACATACGCCCCCAAGCATTTGCTATAGGCATCGCAACACTTGCTCAAAATGGCACTTTGCTTGATTGTTACTTTCCTTCACCAAATTTTCAAACAAACTTTGCAACTGCTGCGATCCTTGCAAATGTACTCGGTTATAAAAATGGCACGCATTCTTATCAACTGACAAATGAACAAATTACTGAAATATTAAGTTATTTCACACCATTTGCCAATGATGGCAAAGAACATGCCAACATCGAACTTTTAAAAAACTTGCAGAAAATCATGCAAAATCCAATTAAAAATCGGAAAGCTATTGTTGTTTCATTTATTACGTCTTCAGAAAATGATACCGGCCCAAAAAGTGTCCCAGACGCTTATCTGCGTTTGCACTTACTTAGCCACAGATTTGTAAAACCCCATTGTATAAATTTAACAGGAATCTTTAATATTTTGCCTAACGTTGTTTGGACATCAGAAGGCGCTATTGCTGCACAAGATTTAAATCTCAGAAAAATGGAAGCAATATGCGAGGGCCGCAATTTAGTCGTTCACTCCATAGATAAATTCCCTCGAATGACCGATTATGTTACCCCCACCGGAGTACGCATTGCAGATGCCTCTCGAGTTCGTCTAGGAGCTTATTTAGGAGATGGGACAACAGTTATGCATGAAGGTTTTGTCAATTTCAATGCCGGCTGCGAAGGTCCAAACATGATAGAGGGGCGCATCTCGGCAGGTGTCTTTGTTAAAAAAGGCAGTGATCTAGGTGGAGGATGCTCCACAATGGGCACATTATCAGGTGGTGGCAATATAATCATATCTATCGGTGAAAACTGTTTGCTTGGAGCTAACTCTGGTTTAGGTATTCCGCTTGGAGATCGCTGCACAATAGAAGCTGGACTTTATATTACTGCAGGTACAAAAGTTTTATTTAATAATACAATATTAAAGGCAAAAGATTTTGCTGGAAAAAATGATATTCTTTTCAGAAGAAATTCTCAATCAGGTTGTATAGAAGCTATTTCTAAAGCTAACTCAGTAGAATTAAATACTGAGTTACATAATAACTAA